The genomic interval ggtttcttggtgatttttccagcgacaatgctaattctgatgactttttcggcgccggcagcaactccggcgacttttccggcaccgacggctactccggcgactttccGGTGTCGGCAGTAAACTCCGATGACTTTTCCAGCACAAGTAACAACTTCGGCAATCACTAtagtattatttgttttatttttttaaaaaaataaatatgaagagaattttaatattttttatggtaatttaattaagtttttattttttatgaattttaaattcagatttctttttaatgtcttatatggttttttttagaaaaaaacccatatttttagtttgattggttagataatgccatatttagtggcatttactttttatgccatatttatcataaccttaataatttttcccatatttttgaaaatagcccaTCCAAGTAATTATCCAAAGCCCAAGTACATGCAACCAACCAAAACTTATATATGAGCTTCAAACTTTTGTATGATAATGGAATTTCTCATAAAAAGGCAACATAAGATAGGtccaatttagaattttacaaTGGAAATTTCACTTTTTGTTCCTAATAAAACCCccaatatcaaaatttagaccTTCTACTAATTTGTACTAATTAATTCCATTGATTAtatgaacttcccattttactccttttttaaaaaaataaaaaaaaaattgttaaaaactaaaaaacttccctctctctcttccctctctcttcctctctctcttccctctcgtgcacctctctctctctagaaaaaactgaaaaagcttccctctctctcttccctgtcAAATGTTTATTTCTTGGTGGGCGGTGATGGAAAACCGGAGCACACCCcaatcactcaagaatcttacaccattataatggataagttgtgttttaagcattttgttagaCTTTATGTAGTTTGACAGTTTATCGATAGAATATCGATGCTATGTCGATATCCTGCTAAAAAAGGTTAGGGATGATCATTATCGACATGTTGTTGACAGTTTGTCGATATCATGtcgattaaaaagcaaaataacatacataagttatttgagaatttgtcgACACAAAATTGTTGACACActatcgacatgatgtcgacattCAATCGATATCACACTTAGCAATCACAGAAAGCAATTACATCACATTGTCGCCAACGTATCGACATACTGTCAACATGTTGTCGATATTTCAAGTATGATCACGCCTATTTAGCAAACAAAATTGTCGACACaatgtcgacatcatgtcgacatgAGGTCGATATTATCACACAAAATGCAATTAAAATCACATTGTCGACAAAATATTGACATACCATCGACATTTTaggtcaaattttttttattctcattGTTTCGACTTCCTATCGATACACATacgacatcctatcgatataCATTAACAACACATAATTTTATTGGTCAAACTACTTtcaattttagggttaatttacTTTTTAATCGATATGATATCGACAAActgtcgacaacatgtcgataATGGTCATCCCTGACCTTTCTTAGCAGGATATCGACATAGCATCGATATTCTACCGATAAACTGTCGATAACATCTGGAAAACCTAGATTTCGACAGAAAACTAGATCTGCAAGATCTCTATCATTTCAGACCAAAAAATACCAGTTCCAATAAATACGACACATATAACGAAAGCAAACTACAAAAAAtctaacaaaatgcttaaaacacaatttatccattataatggtgtaagattcttgagtgattgGGGTGTGCTCCGGTTTTCTACCACCGCCCACCGAGAAATAAACATTCgacagggaagagagagagagggaagttttttcaattttttctagagagagagaggggtgcaCGAGAGgtaagagagagaggaagagagagggaagtttttttagtttttaacattttttttttattttttttaataaaagggtaaaatgggaagttcatgtaaacaatggaattaatttgtataaattagtggatggtctaaattttaatattggggattttattaagggcaaaaaatgaaatttcccttttacaattataaaaaaacaaGAACACTAAATCAATTATAGAAGCAACAATCCAACATAAATAAGTGGGTACTTAGTTTACTCTTATGAGTAGTTGGTTTCATATGATGTGGTctaattaattatcattatatatagaaaattccTACAGGAACTTTAGTTTTGTCCCTACGatcaatatgtatattttttagaaGAAAAATGCTAAAGGGtactagtggtgcctagcaccctcgTATGTGTCAATAttgctagccaatcgcaacacAACATGTTGAGAAGGTGTTAGGCACCATtgatgcctaatagcaatgctctttttagattattgattttgtagaaTCATTAATGTTCATCGTATTTATTGTATACCCCGCTATACACAATTCTAATCTAATTGAAAAGAGTTTACTTGTTTAAtatattatcaatttttttaatttaattcaaaatgaaatatatgaaattattaAAACAAGAAGTGAAATTAATACTCTAATCAATAAAACAAACTAATGGAAAGTATTAAAATGTAGATCAAGAAGAATTATTGGTGAAAATCTCATTTGTCGTCAGAGAGAAATATTTCATGGAGATTGAATATTAGTATTGGTGGCCATATCTTCTAACAATCAAGTTACTcgacaaaataaattgaagcaTAGAGATAATAGAGattaaatgattattattgaaaaGATCGAGCCTTTGGATGGAACCAGCAGGTCGGGCAAGATGTCGAGACCGTATGTAAAACTCAAAACACAGTAAGACTAAATTAGTTACCTTAGAAAACTCACATCCCGCAAAACTTATGTCCAAGAAAGGTATTTTGTTGTTGGTGTCCTAGTTATGGATAATGGAGGGTCTTTAAGAATGTACTTGAATGAAAGTAACAAAATGAGGGAACAATTCAACCAATTTAGAGGGTGTTTGTCATCCGTACGAATTCGTACTGTCTGATGTTGATAGCTGAACTTGCACTGCCGATCATGAATAGTAGGTGAGTAGTGGACGTTGGACAAAAGGTAGTTTGCTTTTTTAGTTGTGCGCCTTTCCTAAGACAGACATAGTGAACAAAACCCTTATTCTTCAGGATTTGGTGTCAGAAGCAATCGAGCCACGCCAAATGGTACCGGACGGTCAACGCTCCACAACACCCTTTCGATTACTCTTTCGGGATGACCCGTATTGAGGGCATCCCACTATATTCTTTTGAGCATTCATTTATTTGAGAAAGTACCATTATTCATGTTAtatcaatttttcaaacaataaaagAGCATTTCTAATTACATGACACGTGTCCAACAAAGGATAATAAATTTACTTAGTTGATGAGAAAATTGAGACATAATGACCTCCTCGAAATGTGAAGGTCATATATTGTCTCCTGAATATTGGATTTAAGAAGATTATGGTACATACACGATATACACCTCGAGAACCAAATATCCAATTGAGGGTGCTAAACTTGTGAAGACATTCAGAAGCATTCCTAGTGCCGATATTTTTTATGTTGAGATGCTTAAGTTGCTTAAGCTTGGTTCTGTTTATCACCTCAGAAAAATATAATTGAAGTCAAGATGTTTACTAAGGAGCATGCCACCCGAAACACACATTCGGGTATTAGTGAATTTCTGAAGGACTACACTTCAACAATCAAGTGTCTCGTCGATAACATGCCACAAAACACAAAGATCAAGTCAAAAATaacaattgtttttatttttgaatagaaaacGGTTGCATGCTATTTTCCACCTATTTAACTAAATGGAACGTGAGGAATATCCATGTTTCATAAACATTATGTAAATAAgatcaaaaataattgctatcCTAATCTTAAATAGTAGTGAAAATGCTGTAGAAGGCACgacataatttctgaattagaaAAACTCTGTCAAATTGTAATATCAACCCAAAAATACTCAGAAATAATATAGACTTGTAAAGTATGtagattttaattacaaaataacataaaaatatttgtTTTCTTCATTGTTATTTAcagctaaatatatataatttatcacataattaatttcaagcATTAATTATAAAAGTCTTATTAATGTTAACGAAATTCTGAGTTAATACTTTTGGATCTCAGAAGTTCGACTTCGTAATGGTAGAGTGATAGTTAAATCTGGAGCCACATTCCAACTGTGCTCGCGATGGACTCCAAATCCCATTTTGAATGTTCACGATTGGGCTGTCAATCCATTTGGGCTTAGCGAATGGGCCCGTAAACTGACTTTGAATGCTACAGGTTTACACGTGTCATTTTTTCAAAAGCACGGATAACATGTGGTATTAGTATTCTTTCTAGTACTTCTAGTCCACAAGGTCACAcccagaaaataaaattaattagtaaagtATCAACGATTACAAATGTAATTGACTTAAATaaatttagactccctctagtgATTTGCCGCAAATATTTATAATCTACCTTGCTAATTTGATCTCTGAAAtacactaaatagtgaactctCTTAAGCTTTTGACGTGTTCTCACTTCCTTCCGAAGTGAGTTTTGGAAAACTCTTCTCCTGAAAATATGTTCTCACTTCTTCCCGAAATTAGACTTAGAAAAGTCTTCTTCCGAAGACCACCCCTTGCTCAATGATTCTTTTCAACCTATAATATTTTATGAACAACTAGAGATAattaccaccaaaatttagtTCAACACTCTatgtttttagaaaaaaatatactcTCCTCGCAAAActaaaatatagaaatatgaaactagaaaagataatagaaaaatttactCTTTAAGTTCTATTTATACACTTATTCAAAGACACTTGCAACACATTTTTACCCttgtagaattttttttttttttgaaaaaacagtaaaacttaaaattttctcaATTTGCAATAACCGAATTGCAAATTGATGCGACAGATCAGTCAAGATCATCTTTTGTTTCCATATAAGTCTATAGTCACAATTTTAGCTCCAAAATCTATCATAAAAAGATCATACATTTTGCTATACATACAACAAAAATCGAAGCTATCAATCAAGGTAAATCAATTTgacatatttttcaattatttacaTAAAGAGAATTCTTAAATAattcttaataaaataaatcagcTATCAAACACAAACTaagaaactaaaattaaaatttaatttatattaaaaatataaattaaataaaataatatctcgacaaataaattaccaaaaaaaactttacaaagttaacaaaattactATTAAAGTAATTTgccacataaataattatatttaatttctgattgtaaataaatactttaattttcggagataataatatttatgttatatttttagaactctGTAAATACCTAATTGTTAAATGTCACGTTATTATCCACATatcattttcttattagtatatttaaactaattttttttaagaaaataaaaaatttaataactcTGGACCAATCAAGAATTGTCATGACAATTTACTTAATACTTAATAATATCCAGATACCTACagaagttttaaaattataacttaaatattattattaccgtaaaaaattaaacttaaatagttatttacaattaaaaattaaacttacatAATTATAGGGCAATTACTACTACTATTTTCACAACAATTCATATAAGCTCAAAGTGAGTATTATGGCTTGTTCTTACATAGCAATTACTATACTTTCCTAGTttccaaatattatttttaatagaaAAGCGAATTTGCAAGGcaagaatttttatttatttatttgtctgATTATCATccaattagaaaattaaaatttatttttcccaaTATATTAAGAAGAGAAAATGATTGCCCCAAACTCTATTTAGAATTACGAAGCTCACAGTCGATCCATCCGCATTCCACGTCACAAAACATTCTCATCTAAACAGCGCGTGCAATAACATCCCATCCGGAGCGCGTGTCAGACAGTACCACCCATCCATAAATATATAAGAGGTGAAATTTGTGCTTTCCCTTTTTCCATTTCATATTTTCTTGTTCGCGGAAGCTCTTTTCTCTTTGCTTACAAATTCTCTCTTCACTCTTCTTTCTAGGGTTTCTAAAATCCTTCGAGATCGGAACTTCAGACTCAAAATTCACGGCTGTTGAGAACGGCGATCCAGTAATTCAAGATGAAGATTTTTGTCAAGACTCTCAAGGGTACTCACTTTGAAATCGAAGTAAAACCTGAAGACATGGTAATAATGTTCACTCCAATTGGATTCTTTCTCTATCTCTTGTGCATTTGAATTCTATTTGATTTGTTTCTGTGTTTAGATTTTTGTATGTGTTGTTTTGAATTCGGATCGTTGTTGTGAAATCTATGTTAGGGTTTTTGTTAATTCTGGTTAGTGCTTTAGGTTTTGAATTCGTACTGATTGGAGTTGAAATCTTTGaatttatggtttaatttttaaaatttgtgctatgttaatttcaattttagcaattttgttgtttcaaacttttttttatttatactttACGTGTTTGATGGGTTATGATTTTTGATATTCTTTGCTTAGAGAGGAAGAAAGAATCAggacatgttttttttttttttcagttcttTAATTCCTCATGATGCTTTCATACTGGACTAGTGTGCTGCATTTTGATGCTTAATCTTGTAATTGCAAATCATATTTGAATGAAAAATGTCTTAAAGCTGACAATAGTAGTTGTCAGGTTTCTGATGTGAAGAAATGTATTGAGACCGTTCAAGGTTCGGATGTATATCCTGCGGCTCAGCAGATGCTCATTCATCAAGGGAAAGTTCTTAAAGATGGTACTACATTGGAGGAGAACAAAGTTGCAGAGAATAGCTTTGTTGTTATAATGTTGACCAAGGTATTATTCCactattttgtttttcaatctATCTCTACTTTATGTGAATTTAAATTATGTTATTTGGTTGATATTCTGTCCTAATTATTTACTTTATGGACCTACAATATTGCTAGACTAAGAGCTCGTCTGGTGAAGGCTCAACAACAAGTGCACCTAGTAAGGTAACCTGACAGTTGTTTCTTTTTTTACACAGAACCATTAGTTTCTCTATCTTTTTGTGGTAGTTAGTAGTTGCCAGTTTGTGGGTTCATTTTTAGAAATCCTGATGCTAACATCTGCTGGAGTTTCTGGAGATTCAAGTTTATAAGTTCCCagtttatcttttattttttcttttctttgattgGAACTTTGTAAGTTTTGACATGCAAATGTTTGTTCTAAATTTCATTCTacagtttatttttctttgaacCTGAAAGATATTAGGATTTCATGCTATTAGATTTCTAATCAGTTGGAAATggactaattttaaattataacctTCTGCAATACTTGGCcattgttttttaaaataattcagAGGGTATATGTTTCAGTTTCAGTGTGTAGAAAAGTTGTCAGTCCTCTGAATATACCTTTTTCTTTCGTTGCATTTTTGAGTTGTTTGTATTACCTCTAGATTTTACTGTTGAGTGTGTATATTGTAATAATATCTCAGTGCTTATTGGTTAAAAGTTAAAACCTATACTTTTGACTACATTTGTATGAAATTTTATTGTTGATTATACCTGTATAGTTTTTGCAGTTTTGTCTTTTGATTAACATTACTGCTGATTCTATCTTCTTGTGAAATCAAGTTCATGTTTGTATCTGTTATTGGTCTGAATTCGAGTGTTTGTTATTGTTAGCCTTAATTACTGAAGGATATTTTACTTTGCATCTCAGCCACCCCAAACAAGTGCCCCCTCTCCTGCTCCTGCTCCTGCAGCTGCTCCCACACCAATATCAACTCCGGCTCCTGTAGCAACACAACCAACGTGAGTTGTGCAGCAGTTGTTTGAACATCTATTCTATTGGTTTTCTTTTCTTCAGTATTTGAAAAGAAGAAATGTAGATATTAAAACCTGCTTCCTATTTCTGAGTTGTCTAATTATTTATCAGACCTGGCGAGCAAGTGACACCTTCTCCTGCTCCTGGCTCAGTTCCTGCTCCAGCTGCTGCTGCTTCAGCCACAGCAGTGTATGTCTACTTCTGTGTTTTTCAGTTTTTAtgtgcttttttttttatgccCGATCTTCCTTCTCTTCTATATGTTGTCTTCCTGCGTATTTTGTTTATTCTTTAATCATTTGGTAAATTTGATTGAGCAGGCCAGATGCTGATGTGTATGGCCAAGCAGCATCTAACCTTGTTGCTGGAAACAGCTTAGAAGGAACAATTCAGCAAATTTTGGATATGGGTGGAGGAACCTGGGATAGAGATACTGTTATCCGAGCTTTGCGTGCTGCTTTCAACAACCCTGAGAGAGCTGTTGAATATCTCTATTCTGTAAGTAATATATTTTGATCACTTATTCTGAAGTTGCTCTTGTTGATTATATGAGCATGGATGATTCAGATTAAGTTGTATACTTTATCTTTCATTTTGTTCCTTGAAAGTTTGTGTTGTTGTCACATTCGTTACCAAACACTATTAggagtaagaaagaaaatatttttttttgatgtaGCTGCAAATAAAAACCTGGGGTCTTCTTACTGATCTCAGTGTTCATATGTAAATTTATTGTGCTTAATTAGGcttttgaataaaatatttcaatttGATGTTATCCTTGACGACCAAAAATCAGGGCATTCCTGAGCAAGCTGACATTCCACCAGTGGCCCGAAGCCCTGCAAATGCACCAGCCACAGATCCTTCATCCCAACCTTTGCAGTCAGTACAACCAACAGCTGCCCCTTCAACCGGGCCTAATGCAAGTCCTTTAGACCTTTTTCCCCAGG from Cannabis sativa cultivar Pink pepper isolate KNU-18-1 chromosome 4, ASM2916894v1, whole genome shotgun sequence carries:
- the LOC115713928 gene encoding ubiquitin receptor RAD23c, with translation MKIFVKTLKGTHFEIEVKPEDMVSDVKKCIETVQGSDVYPAAQQMLIHQGKVLKDGTTLEENKVAENSFVVIMLTKTKSSSGEGSTTSAPSKPPQTSAPSPAPAPAAAPTPISTPAPVATQPTPGEQVTPSPAPGSVPAPAAAASATAVPDADVYGQAASNLVAGNSLEGTIQQILDMGGGTWDRDTVIRALRAAFNNPERAVEYLYSGIPEQADIPPVARSPANAPATDPSSQPLQSVQPTAAPSTGPNASPLDLFPQGLPNIGGSGATGAASAGTLDFLRNSQQFNALRAMVQANPQILQPMLQELGKQNPHLMRLIQEHQADFLRLINEPVEGGEGNVLGQLAGNMPQSVTVTPEEREAIERLEAMGFDRALVLEVFFACNKNEELAANYLLDHMHEFED